TCTTCATGTGGCATTAATTTACACAGAGGAAATCAAGCTTATCTGTCAGAAAATACCACAGCTGAGAAAGCCTTTCTCTCATATATTACACAGAAGTATTACTTTCTTTTACACTTAAAAACTTTACTCATTAGGTAAGCAGAGAGACAACAGAACCTGCTACACTCTTGGACTAATTTTCTAACCAGATTGTGATAGCTGATCACAATCTTCCCCTGATTTCCACAGAGCTGCCCACTATCTTTGAATTAGCATTTGTAACAATTGCCACAAACAGTCCTGATGATCACTGCAAGATGAAagctgcacagccacagcttcatGTTATCTCCAGAAATTATTAAATCCACATAAAATGAATCATgttttaaactttaaaatccAAAGACAGACTCTCACACAAGTCTGAGTTCTACAACTACAGCATTCCTAAGCCTCTGAAACACCAATCGATTACCTACTGATTTTTAAGGAAAGAGAGGTATATTTGTTCCCCTGCAAATATTTACTCATTTACTGTAGACATTATTTCCTGGAACCTGGCAGTCCCTAACTCAGCTGCCAAATCCTGTAACAAAACGAGGGGCTGCAGAAGGGAAAGCTCAAAAACAGTGACATTACTGCTCAGATATTTCCTGCTTAATTAGTCTTTTTACCTCTTCAAAGCAGCACAGTATTCGGGACTCCTCTCTCCTGAAGCGCTGTGGAGCTATTTACTCGGATCCTAGACAGCCCACAGCTGTAAGCACTCTTGCCAAAGCGTCCTTGACCACCATCCTCCTTTGAAGTCACCCACACAAGGGCCTTACAGGGCACAGTAACAGTTTTACGATTCAATTCCTTTTTTGAACTCTTCAAAGTTTACTTTGGAGTTGtgctggttttctttcctttctctgctgctgaggAATAGTGCAGAGCCCAGACGCTGCGCTGGAGGAATGAGAGCACATAAACCACTTCCAGATGTGCAGAGGGATGATGCAGCCCCAGATCTGGCAAACTCGCCTCAGAGCTTCAGCTAGCAGATTGCAAACAAATCCCATAAGACAAAATTCTTaaaggggtgggggaaagggaaggaaacaaACCCTTCCAGAAGTTACTTCCAAAATCTAGCTACAAGTTATGTTTTTAGTCATTATTTATGGTAAATGTGAACAGGTAACTAGTGTGCAAGACCCAGACTACAACATGCCAAAGTCTAACAGAAAGCCAAAGTTTTTCCAGTGTCTGTTGGCAGAGTTCTTGAGAGTCAAAAACTAAGGGAAACTTGCAAAAGTCAACTCTGAACATGCATTTTGACTTGAATCATCTCATTTCCTAATCTTTGAGCATTTAATCCACAGGTTTGGTTTAGATTCAAAACGATCTTGGATCAAGGTAACCAGCACATGGTGATACCCTGCCTCCTAAGCTCTTCTGGAATGCTTTTGCAGTTTTCTTTCTACAGCACTTCTTTTATTTGACTTCTGTCCCTCTCTTCTAGGAATGAACTTTCTAAACGACAAACCACTGTTTTGTCACAAGACTTTCAAGAGTACTGAAAGAAATAACAACTTCAACTCTAAactatttttcatatttttgtcaTGAAGCAGTGCCAAATTTATGAGTAGTAGTCAATAAAGGTCTTAAAAATCTTAAGTGTTTTAAATGAAGATTGCTGTTCCATTTGCAGGAGCCAAAAATGTGGGATTTCAACTATGTGCCTCAAACATGCCCAAACTGTACTATCTGTGTCTGATTTTGCACAGGAATCCATCTTCTGCTTGAACAAAAATCAAAAGAGTTATACACACAGTTATATACTTTGTGCAGATGGCCACAACTATTAGTATTTTGCTGTGCTATGATATTTAAGTTATATTAAGCTCATGTTCATCAAAATCCACCCATGTTTTTTTCACCTTCCCTTCCATTTCTATGTGAATCTGAACAGATCTAAGCAGCACACAGTCATATGAGCCTGCAGAACTGGGACTGGCTCCTTCACCCCGCAGAACCTTCAGGATTATTGGCAATGCAGTAACAccttcccagaatcacagaatcaggtTGGAAAAGCACTCCAAAtccatcgagtccaacctatgaccaagCACCACCTTGTCCACTAGACCATGGCAGTAAGTGCAACATCCAATCTTTCCTTACACACctccaccacatccctgggcagcccattccaatgtccAATCAACCTTTCTATGAAGAAGTTCCTCTTAATGTCCAACCTCACTTACATGTCTCGGCATCATTTACCGTGTAGAATTCAACAATGAGAAGAGACTTAGCATCAGataccctttttttttattcccctcAGCCTCACACGCTTATATTCTCACATAACACCCCCCTCACACAGGAAAGAGcagcttctctcctgcagggcGAGACCTTCGAATTCACTCAGATCACTCCGTTTCTACAGCTGCCAGCTGTAGAACCGAAATCTCGGTTGCTAATCTCAGCCTTCAGTGTTTAAACAGTAACTCATTTCTTTCTCGCCGCACACCTCGCAGGCAGCAGCATTGCCTCGCCTACCAATagccagtttaaaaaaaaaaaaaaaaaaagggaatgcGCTACGCGTTTCTGAGGGCTCGGCGGCAGAGCGGGTGCCCCCCGCAGAGGAGCCCACGCCGCCTCCGCGGTGCCCGAGCGCCCCGCGGGCGGCGTGCGCGGCAGGCACAGAGCCCCTCCACAGGGCTCCCGCCGGAGcacggccgggcccgggggcgcCGCGGGAGCggagggggccgtgccgagccggggctgcggcggaggcggccgcggggcgggaCACGGGCGGGACACGGACCCGCCGCCCTCACGTCAGCGCTCCCCCTTCCCCGGCGGGCTGCCCCGGCCGCGCGGTGCGTTGTGGGAGCGGCGCTGAgatggcggcggccgccgccgggcTGAGCTGGAGGCGGGTGTCCTCCTTCACGGGGCCGGTGCCGCGCTCCCGCCACGGGCACCGTGCGGTCGCCATCCGAGAGCTGCTCATCATCTTCGGCGGCGGCAACGAGGGCATCGCCGACGAGCTGCACGTCTACAACACGGgtgcgcggggcggggccgcgccgcggggcgggcggagcgggggGACAGCGGCAGGGCTGTCCCGTCCGCGACCGCCGGTGGCACCGGGCTCCGCACGGCGTCGGGGATCCCCCCCGGGTGTCCCGCCCTCCCCCGGCACTGCCCGCGGGGGGCTCGGCcgagggggcggcgggcgggctgAGGAGCTGCCCGGAGCCGAAATGGCGGGGCGGGAAATACTCCTGGGCCGGGGGTCTTCCCTGGGCTAGTGCTGCGCCCTGGCTGGTGCTGCGGGCTTGGTGCTCCTTGCTGCGGGACAGCGACCGGGAGGATCGCCCGGTGCGTGTCGCGGCTGCTCTGCTGTCCCCGGCTGTCGCGCAGGGCTGCGGAGCCTCTCTCCCCTGGCAGGTCGCGGCTGAATGGCGGCAGGCGGGATTAGTCCCTACGAGTGTCCGgatccccctccttccctctggtGGCGGCAGCTCACGGGAGCCGAACGCGTTGGAATGGGAATCTTGTTTGGAAAAGCCAACATGCTGGCATCGGGAGCCTTTCCAAACAGGAAGCTGCCCGAGACCGATTTTATTTGTGAAAGATCAGACGCCTAAATAGTTACTGTACGGAATGCTGGATGAGGCTGGAAAACTTGCGTGTAATTTCAGGGCTTGGGCCGAGACGGGGGAGTACAGTGGCTGATCTGTGCTTCTCAGTCAGTGCTGGCTGCTTGAGGTTTTTCCAGGCAGATTTTTCTCGGATAGCTTAAAGATCTACTCTGCTTAAATCACATTTCTGAcgggagaaggaaaaaaacaattctTAATCTTTCTCTTCTGACAAGTAATCCCAAGAAAACTCTTAACATAGTTATGCTATCAGAACAGAGGTTCTGACGGGTGCCTTTTGAGTGAGTCTTGTCATGACTTGGTTTTTTTGTTCCCAGACTTTCTGCTTAAGGTGTTTCCCCTTTGCAGCAGTGACGAAAAGCATCATGACTTAGTTGTTCCAGTTTCTGGATGAGTGCTTGGCCCAAACTGACCTTTTTTATGCTGGGGTTTAAGATGCAGGGTTATGACCTGGGATGCCATCCATGGCCCTTGCTATGCTTGTGATGATTTTCGAGGAGCTGGCACACAGTGAGAGCATCTTAATCTCCTGCAGCAACGCTCACTGGAAGCTTCtaatttccttcttctcctttttgtGCTCATAAAAATAgtgtaggaaaaaaagatattgTCCCCTGTAATTCTTAAATTCCAGAACAGTTTAGGCACCACTATGCTGCTGGATCAGACAGTCTCAGTTGCTTTTTCTTGACTCTGTGCCTGTCCTCTCCCACTCTGTGGATATTAAAATGGGTCCCAGAACAGTGTAATTAGTTTTTGAATAGAGCTATTAAGTCCAGGCACAGTGCCATGCTGCTGTAGCTCCAATAATTCTGTTTCTAGGGCTAGCTCCCTCTGAGTTAGCATGGTTACCTCTTTTGTGTGGAACTGCACTTGTGTTCCTCATTAGCCTCTATTCTTGGCAAGTCTATTAAATTGCTGGATGACCCTTCATGACTGACTTAGTTACAGTGACCTCATGGGCTCATTCATATACTGAGTAATATTGGTTTGATAGAagtgtttgcttttcttgttattaaagaaaataagaattaatttaaaacttaGTGTGAAGCAAATAGCCATAGTTATCTGCAGTTCAAAGGTATTTCTTTAGAAAGCAGAggtgtttaaaaatatatgtttcagtgtttgaaatatttttctaatctatttttctgatttttgtttttttatttcctacTATAGTTACGAATCAGTGGTTCCTTCCTGCTGTAAGGGGAGATATTCCTCCAGgctgtgcagcacatggattTGTTTGTGATGGTACCAGAATATTAGTTTTTGGAGGAATGGTTGAATATGGAAGATATAGCAATGATTTATATGAATTGCAGGTAGGAAATTTATGAatatgttttgattttcaggacTACTATATTTATCTGTTTATGAAGAAACACATTTTACCAACTGCAGAGAAAAGTTAGATGATCTTTGCTCTTCTTCAGAAGATTTTTTCCATCTTGAGAATCTGAAGTTTATTCTAAATAGCTTTGAAATAGAGACTTTCACCTAGTCTAAATACAGTataatgtatttaatattttattaaggTTAGCTCTTACATATCCCTTTTAATGAATGTCCTAAGAAAAGCACAGCATTCCCTTAAAAGTAATTCAGAAAATATACAAATGTTAATATTATATGAATTCTATTTGTTATGACAGACTatcaatgaaattatttctaaataattttttcttgtcttcAAGGCAAGTCGATGGCTctggaaaaaagtaaaacctCAAGCTCCTTCAAATGGATCACCACCCTGTCCTCGGCTTggccacagcttttctttgtaTGGTAACAAGTGCTATTTATTTGGTGGCCTGGCAAATGAAAGTGAAGATTCAAATAATAATGTTCCCAGGTATGCTGATTTGTCTTTGAATTTAAtggctttaaaaacaaattacttgATTTGACAGCTTTGAAAAGAAACATTCTAGGCAGGCTGTCCTGCACACCAAGTGCACAAAGTTGGATTATTTGTGCAGTGAAGGGGTTACAAGGTGAAGAAGATTAGGTGTTCCTTCTACTAATCCCACAATATGGAACACTGAGTGACAGCTTTGACACTTTTGTGGGGAAACCTGAGTATGCTTTCGTATTTCTCCTGGTATTTTGGGTGATGTTTTTAAGAATGGCTTGTTTGTTAGAATTACCTCAATCAGCAGAGTCTCATGAGTCATCAGGGAATTCATGATGGATGGTTTTTCTGTATTGCTGTGAAAAACAGTTATCAATTTATCTGGAAATTTTTTACAATAACTGCTGAAGTTGCCATTATTGTCAGCAATGCTGAAGTTTTATATCCACATTCACCTGCAGTTCAGAGCACTTATAGCCACTGAACTATAAACTGGCGATTTCAAGCTCAGTAAACAAAAGGTATCTGGTGTGAATGCCAAGATTCAAAGACCATTATCTAAAAATAACTTGCTGATAGATTCAGCAACAAATGGTTAATTGTGCATTGGCCAGCCTGACGACACAAGGAAACAAACAGCTTCTTGTCACCTTGGTTGACTTAAGAGTTGCAGAAATTTCTCTCTAATACCTCTTGTCATCATGTATTTCCCACACCTTTGCAGTTTATTGTGTGTCTGTAATGTAGCAATTTTTGCAAGAAACGTTGTTTTCATGTTACTTTCATGTAATACAGTGTAGCAAATAAGAGAGCATGTTTTCTCAGAGGCAACAAGTTAtaactgttattttttttgtttgaaatcaATTTTAAATCCAGATTTGGTACTGCCCACAATGCATCAAATGTTTTGAGAGTTTAAAACTCTGCACCCTCCCAAGACAGAAGTCTGTAATACCTGGAAGTGGTCAGGGTTTAAAGTACACTTGTCATCATGCTTTTAAGTGAGTTTTTCATACTTTGACAATAACACTCTAGATATTTAAATGATTTCTATGAACTGGAGCTGCAACATGGGTCTGGTGTGGTCGGCTGGAGTATTCCTGTGACCAAAGGAATCTTGCCATCTCCCCGAGAATCTCACACAGCCATAGTGTACTGCAGAAAAGATGTGGGAAGCCCAAAGATGTATATTTTTGGAGGCATGTGTGGCTGTCGGCTTAATGATCTCTGGGAACTTGACATAGGTGAGTTGGTTTGCCAGCAGAAGTCAGTGCTTACTGGCTGAGGGGAAGTATTACAATATGAAATGGTTAATAGCATGCTGTGGTGCAGATATTATTGAGACTGACACCATAGTGTTAACCTTTTGTAATATTTGGAATTAAATAGATACAGTATTGTTTGCATATATTATCCTCACTGATTATAGGTACTTCATGAGACAGATATCATAGTCTTTAAAGCACTCTAAAGAATGAAAGTTGACTAACCATAATGAAACCATAATTTATGTTTTTGATAAACACTTAGTTTGTCAGTATTTCCTGTGATTTTTTCTAAAAGAAGTTCCAAGTGCTTGTTATTGCACCCTTTTTCTAAAAGTCACCATCTTAAAATGGTGAAATTTAGCTTTGCTGAATATTAGAGGTATGTTCCCTCCTAAAATCCAGGTAGTGAAATATGTAGCAACAAGataatttttttgctgttgtttgaggattttattttctttcttttagaaACCATGACCTGGTCAAGACCAGAAACCAAAGGGACAGTACCACTTCCTCGCAGTCTCCATACGGCCAATGTAATAGGAAACAAGTATGTCTGTTGTTAAAAGCTCAACTCTAGAAAGGTACACCTAGTAGGAGAATGATGATGCTTATCCACTACTGCTCAGTATAAACAGCAGCCCTGTAGAGTAGTTTTCTGCTGCTATTTCAGTGCCACTGTTAACTCACTGTTAACACTGGCTGTCAGTGTTTCCATCGAGCAGGACAGTCTGCCCAAGCCACCAGCACCTTTCTGGGCTTCTTGGAGCACCTTGGTGCATtctggggcagcctcagctgGGCCTGAGCTCTGTCAGGAGCGAGCTTcagtgcctctgtgtgtgtgacacagatGAGGTAGCTATGCAGAGAAACTGATCAAAGAGTGAAACTAGTTCCAGGCAAAACTATTCCCCAGTTTTTTTGTAGTCTGACCCTCATTACACTGCTTCTTGCCAATATGGTTTGTTTTGGCAGGTAGCATTgataaaatggatttttaaacaTGGGTTCCAGTTGATTTTGTATCAATTTACAAGCTGGCATGAGGAGAAAGAGGCAAGGGAGTAAAGAAGTATGAAAGCTTTTTATCTTCTGATCCAGCAGCTTAgctttttattatttacttAAAATGTTAGTAGTTTGTAGCCtgcattatatttttaattttttttatctgaGTTAGATGCCAGTCATCTTATTTTAGCATGATTTACTGAGGGCTCTGCAGTAAAGAATTGTAGAAATTCTGTTGTACATGTGGGATTTTTGGAGAGCATTAGCAGTTTGATGGTTTGCTAAATGTTACAGTATTAACTGCTGTTTCTAGTAAGTTGAGGAATTTCTGGGACTTTTTCGTGTGGTTGGGTTTTTCAATCAGTCAATTTACTCAAAAATTTCAGAAGGTAGAAGTCTGCAACAGTACATCATAAAGACAGTAGATACAAATAAAATTTGCTGTGATCCAAAACTGTAACACACtggacattttcttttttgtcctaGTTTGAGAGAGCACATGCAGCACATCTAGGTGTTAAttggggtttcttttctttttccctcttccctcttttcctgtatttcagaATGTATGTTTTTGGTGGATGGGTTCCACAGTCAGCAGGAGGTGAAATTTCTGCTCCTGATGGTGAATGGAAATGCACCGGTTCCTTTTCTTACCTTAATTTGGGTTAGTGTTTCTGCCTTTCTGGGAGTGGGTATTTTGAATTAGTATTTTCTTAACAGAGTAACTATTTTGAAGACCTTGAGTAAAGTTTAGGATACATAGTTGTAATCCTGGCTGACTAAAGAAGTTGCCAGTATTTTGCATGTTActtgaaaagtaatttttaaattattatttttcttggaaGATTCAGCAGGTTTGCTTCTTCAAATCTTTGTTAATACAACTTTAATGTTAAGTAATGTAAATACTCCTTCTTCATTTGTTGAAGAACACAGGAAACAGATTCTGAAATGAGGTTTTTCTAAGCATGATAGTACTATCCCTGAATTCTCAACTTCTGATCTATTTTCCTGAGAGAGATAACCAGAGGTCAGAAAATTCAGCCTGTATGAATTGATTTTATCTTGCACGCTAATTGGAAAGTGACCTTTTCTTCataatatttccattttaaatgcAGTTGTCTATAAAAAgagaggtgatttttttttctttttttttttctgagcagttAAGTGTGTTAACATCTTTATTTATTGTTTTGGAAAACATCTAGAAACTAAATGCTTTGAGTTTTATTTACTAGATACCACAGAATGGATAGGTCTGATCTCAGATTGCCAGGAGGACAAAAGTAACTTGTTACCAGGGCCAAGAGCAGGACACTGTGCTGTAGCTGTTGGCACTCGTCTGTATATCTGGAGTGGTAGAGATGGTTACAGAAAAGCTTGGAACAATCAAGTTTGCTGCAAAGATCTTTGGTACCTTGATACTGGTGAGTCAGAAATAAATAAGAGACTTGTACTATGTTCTGTGTTTTATTGACATATGGAAAGCTTGCATGATTGATGATCAGAACATTAAAGCTGTAGCAAACTCGAAGagttatttacattttaaaaattgtttttagaTCATGCTTCACTGCTGGTTGTTTAAAGGCTAttacttaaaatgaaaaaaattaggaagGCTTGTTTAAAGCCTCTGAAAAAACTTTGTGCTAAATTCTGCACTGCATGCCATAGTCAGTTGATACAAGATGCTAAAGGCTGTTTTGCCTAAACTCAGGGTTCCTGTCCTCTCTTTTTAGTGCTGCTACTGCTTTTTTCTGCTACTATGTACTTTTTTCACCAAATCCCTTCTACTGTTGGGAtcattgctgctgcttctgcttcctCATCTCTTGGACTGTAAAAAGATACTCTTCAATCTAAGAAAGGACCAAGTTGTTCCTGGGGATGAAGGGAATTCTGGAGACTAATCACTCATTAGTAGCTGCATTGATAGCGGGACACTGAGATGGTGTTGGGAGAGAAGGAATTAGAatagaacttttttttccctgtttcagtCTTCcctcagaaaatgaaaaagagtaGCAGGGGAGGGGTGTGCTTAAGATTGCAGCCTGGTCAGGCAGAGAGGCATGTGAGAGGAGCAAGCCATTGGCATTAGTCATGTCCAGGCTTCAGCCTGTGCAGAAGAAGTTACAGCAAAAGCTCATTTCAGCTACACAGAGCAAGCAAAAAGGAAGAGGAATAATTGTGAATTGGAGGAATATGTAAAGCTTTAGGAGCCAAAGAGCTACCCGTGGCATTTCAAGAAAGCACAAGGATCTCCTGTCTCCGTAATCCCTACAGTGATGTAGCTACAACCCAAAGGCCTACTGGCAACAGCAGAACCATTAAAAACAAAGCATCAAAATTGGAGCATTTTTGAACACTTTGAAAAGACACTCTGTAATTCTCTGACTTGACTTGACTTGCCCCCTTTGGTGGTGGTGTCTTGTTGAATCTGGTATATTGTACCTCAGTGAAAAAGGAGTGACTGATTTTACTTGCAATATGCAGCTATTTAATCAACTGGTAAGGGAGGGCAATTTCTAACGTGCCATCTGTGTTTTATTGGATTCCTGTAGAGAGACCACTAGCACCATCACAGGTACAGCTGATCAGAGCTACAACCAACTCTTTTCAGTTGAAGTGGGATGAAGTACCTACAGTTGAAGGATATCTTCTTCAATTACATGCTGActcaccagtgccaccagtggcTGGAATTCCTGGTACTGGCGTTCCTGAGACAGCAGTGCTGAGTTCACAAGGTAGCAGTCAGATCACATTACACTAACGTTTGTGCACAGGCAGACTGGAGGGTTGCATAAGTAATAAATAtgagtttgttttttaaagaaccATTCtgtgagagacagagagacCCTGTTTCTTTGGTTATTCTCCAAATGCCTGCATCATAATGATGGAAAACTCCCCTTTCACTTGTTTCTATTGGTTTTGGGCAGCTATCTGAATTATGAAGATATTTGTAGAATGCTGGGCACAAATTGAGAAAGGAAACAGTGAGGAAGGGATTTTATTTGACTGTTTGGCCATGCAGTTTCATTTCAGACTTACAATGAAGTTTTCCTTCAGGCAACTTTGGCCTCCCTCTTTCTTACTGAAATAGGTTAAAACCATCATAATATTAAGTTTTACATAACTGATGGGAATTTGCTTTTGTTTACTTGCAAGGTGGCTGTTCTCTCCATCAGAGTCCACAATCATTGCCTAGTGTCCCTTATCCAGAAATGAAGGTGGATCATCCCAGCCAAGCAAATAATCTCATTCCTAATAACGTAAGTGTAAGCTGAAAAATGCTTCAGTGTCAAAACAGTATGGCAAGGTAGTGAACTGCCAGAACATTTTTCAGTCTTAAAACTCCCTGCATACTTTTAAggtcttaggaaaaaaaactcaaataaaacaaaagacagACACCTGCTGAAGTAGTTGTCTGTTTTCTTACatactttttcattttatgatGGAGACACAATCTTTCAAGTCCTCTTCTTGTTGATGCAGAAGAGAATTGCAACTGTATTGTCTTCCACAAGGCCAACTGGGAGCCTGACACCAATAGGAATACTATTCATCCTCAGAATGTTGGTGACATTAATGTGGGACGCAAAAAGAATAAGACATATTCCTTCTTTATTAGTCTAATTTAGTTTTATGCTAGTCTGCTTATTTGTAAGTTCCTACAGTAGGTTAAATCCAGTTATTATCTGTGGTGTGCAGTTGTACATGTTCCTCTGTTTCACCAATTTAACCAAAATAGTGAGGACAAACTCTGGCTAGAGGTTCCCCTTTTTAGAACTTTGGA
This portion of the Anomalospiza imberbis isolate Cuckoo-Finch-1a 21T00152 chromosome 5, ASM3175350v1, whole genome shotgun sequence genome encodes:
- the HCFC2 gene encoding host cell factor 2 isoform X2, whose product is MAAAAAGLSWRRVSSFTGPVPRSRHGHRAVAIRELLIIFGGGNEGIADELHVYNTVTNQWFLPAVRGDIPPGCAAHGFVCDGTRILVFGGMVEYGRYSNDLYELQASRWLWKKVKPQAPSNGSPPCPRLGHSFSLYGNKCYLFGGLANESEDSNNNVPRYLNDFYELELQHGSGVVGWSIPVTKGILPSPRESHTAIVYCRKDVGSPKMYIFGGMCGCRLNDLWELDIETMTWSRPETKGTVPLPRSLHTANVIGNKMYVFGGWVPQSAGGEISAPDGEWKCTGSFSYLNLDTTEWIGLISDCQEDKSNLLPGPRAGHCAVAVGTRLYIWSGRDGYRKAWNNQVCCKDLWYLDTERPLAPSQVQLIRATTNSFQLKWDEVPTVEGYLLQLHADSPVPPVAGIPGTGVPETAVLSSQGGCSLHQSPQSLPSVPYPEMKVDHPSQANNLIPNNVQVALSSSSKVEGKEKVAAPENKVTQETVKNHTDATGFKESNAPSVLPVCTSSAQTSANVGELHDLDKQSVNPDASVSSTVSSAQTMVTQQAVKTESSSTNGAVVKDETSLTTFNSKSEAAETACVMPSARVNTGQTNDSHSSRAPQRPPVKTRDRRWYDVGIFKNNSAVVSQFYLLPEETLNFNSKTQGADVPDYRLLKKQDLLPGTVYRFRVAAINGCGVGPFSKISEFKTCIPGFPGAPSTVKITKSVDCIHLSWEPPASPSGNILEYSAYLAIRSTQLQENPSQLVFMRIYCGLKTSCIVTAAQLSNAHVDYTSRPAIVFRISAKNERGYGPATQVRWLQDMKTSSSK
- the HCFC2 gene encoding host cell factor 2 isoform X3 translates to MVEYGRYSNDLYELQASRWLWKKVKPQAPSNGSPPCPRLGHSFSLYGNKCYLFGGLANESEDSNNNVPRYLNDFYELELQHGSGVVGWSIPVTKGILPSPRESHTAIVYCRKDVGSPKMYIFGGMCGCRLNDLWELDIETMTWSRPETKGTVPLPRSLHTANVIGNKMYVFGGWVPQSAGGEISAPDGEWKCTGSFSYLNLDTTEWIGLISDCQEDKSNLLPGPRAGHCAVAVGTRLYIWSGRDGYRKAWNNQVCCKDLWYLDTERPLAPSQVQLIRATTNSFQLKWDEVPTVEGYLLQLHADSPVPPVAGIPGTGVPETAVLSSQGGCSLHQSPQSLPSVPYPEMKVDHPSQANNLIPNNVQVALSSSSKVEGKEKVAAPENKVTQETVKNHTDATGFKESNAPSVLPVCTSSAQTSANVGELHDLDKQSVNPDASVSSTVSSAQTMVTQQAVKTESSSTNGAVVKDETSLTTFNSKSEAAETACVMPSARVNTGQTNDSHSSRAPQRPPVKTRDRRWYDVGIFKNNSAVVSQFYLLPEETLNFNSKTQGADVPDYRLLKKQDLLPGTVYRFRVAAINGCGVGPFSKISEFKTCIPGFPGAPSTVKITKSVDCIHLSWEPPASPSGNILEYSAYLAIRSTQLQENPSQLVFMRIYCGLKTSCIVTAAQLSNAHVDYTSRPAIVFRISAKNERGYGPATQVRWLQGKVTVTHSI
- the HCFC2 gene encoding host cell factor 2 isoform X1, with protein sequence MAAAAAGLSWRRVSSFTGPVPRSRHGHRAVAIRELLIIFGGGNEGIADELHVYNTVTNQWFLPAVRGDIPPGCAAHGFVCDGTRILVFGGMVEYGRYSNDLYELQASRWLWKKVKPQAPSNGSPPCPRLGHSFSLYGNKCYLFGGLANESEDSNNNVPRYLNDFYELELQHGSGVVGWSIPVTKGILPSPRESHTAIVYCRKDVGSPKMYIFGGMCGCRLNDLWELDIETMTWSRPETKGTVPLPRSLHTANVIGNKMYVFGGWVPQSAGGEISAPDGEWKCTGSFSYLNLDTTEWIGLISDCQEDKSNLLPGPRAGHCAVAVGTRLYIWSGRDGYRKAWNNQVCCKDLWYLDTERPLAPSQVQLIRATTNSFQLKWDEVPTVEGYLLQLHADSPVPPVAGIPGTGVPETAVLSSQGGCSLHQSPQSLPSVPYPEMKVDHPSQANNLIPNNVQVALSSSSKVEGKEKVAAPENKVTQETVKNHTDATGFKESNAPSVLPVCTSSAQTSANVGELHDLDKQSVNPDASVSSTVSSAQTMVTQQAVKTESSSTNGAVVKDETSLTTFNSKSEAAETACVMPSARVNTGQTNDSHSSRAPQRPPVKTRDRRWYDVGIFKNNSAVVSQFYLLPEETLNFNSKTQGADVPDYRLLKKQDLLPGTVYRFRVAAINGCGVGPFSKISEFKTCIPGFPGAPSTVKITKSVDCIHLSWEPPASPSGNILEYSAYLAIRSTQLQENPSQLVFMRIYCGLKTSCIVTAAQLSNAHVDYTSRPAIVFRISAKNERGYGPATQVRWLQGKVTVTHSI